The Bacillus sp. SM2101 genome window below encodes:
- a CDS encoding DinB family protein: protein MTNLTNSQMKQWGTIRSYSKSFIKELKEEDLDRALPRKGLNTLRKHFEEMVEVQKDFVMAIGSSVMAFNSLPDNEIQGKLSKEELLEKMSQVDEELKSTLDNVDDNTHVIWFGEKQLLPYHLSSMIAHETMHIGQIIAFCYVLDIKIPEYIINSWALSGN, encoded by the coding sequence ATGACTAATTTAACGAATTCTCAGATGAAACAATGGGGAACGATTAGAAGTTATTCAAAGAGTTTTATCAAGGAGTTAAAAGAAGAAGATCTTGATAGAGCCCTTCCAAGAAAAGGCTTAAATACACTACGGAAACATTTTGAGGAAATGGTTGAGGTTCAGAAAGATTTTGTTATGGCGATAGGTAGTTCTGTTATGGCATTTAACAGTTTACCTGATAATGAGATACAAGGAAAGTTATCAAAAGAGGAACTATTAGAAAAAATGTCTCAAGTTGATGAGGAATTGAAAAGTACGTTAGACAATGTAGATGATAATACTCATGTAATTTGGTTTGGCGAGAAACAACTTTTACCTTATCATCTATCGTCAATGATAGCGCATGAAACAATGCATATCGGACAAATTATTGCTTTTTGTTATGTATTAGATATCAAAATACCAGAGTATATTATTAATAGTTGGGCGCTATCGGGTAATTAA